atttcaagctttaaatctttttctagaaagttatacgcaaactgatgcgtaaacttAATTAGTTTAATGATAATTAGTTTAATTAGTTTAATTCAAAACAAAGGAAGGGATGGATAAATTGGTGGAGGATGGTCCTTGGTTGATTAGAAATGTTCCGATAATCTTGAAGGAGTGGTCGGCCTCTGTCAAGTTGGAAAAAGAAGACATAAAGGCTATCCCTGTTTGGGTTAAGATGCATGAAGTGCCGTTAGCAGCATATACTGAGGACGGTCTTAGCTTGCTTGCTTCTAAGATAGGGGTGCCTAAGATGCTAGATTCATACACTGCTACAATGTGTGCTGAGTCATGGGGACGAAGCAGTTATGCTAGAGCTCTCATTGAAATTCAAGTTGGGGCTGAATTAAAGAGGAGTGTTACAATTGCAATCCCAACTTTACAGGGTAATGGTCACTCAATGGTGGAGGTGAAAAtagaatatgattgggagcctttaaggTGCTCTTCTTGTTGCGTGTTTGGTCATGAGGATAACTCATGTCCAAAGAGGCCTCAGGTCGTTTCGAGTGGGGAGTCTAGTAAGAAGattgatgattttcaggttgtgggtGCAAAGAAGAAGAAATCTACTAACCAAGGTCTTCccatgaaaaatcagaagcctaagGTAGTGTACAGACCAGTTGTAAACCCTAAACCAATCTCGTCCTTGAAGAAGCCGGTGAACAATCAGGTATCAACGTCAAACCCCTTTGATGCTCTtaaggatgatgatggtggtcaGGGAGGTAGTACTGTGGGTCGTatagagaagaaggagaaaaagTCGAGTGACAGGCAGGATTCTGATGAAGAGGAGGTcgaagaagtctacaatgaaactagtgcatttatgacatcgggcaCTCGTCCgttctcttcgaaagcaggggcaagcacctcttccacaaaattcTCAAATGGATAGGCTGCTTTTGGTTCGTTTGAAGGGGTTGCCGGTCTGTGGcaactttatttttgatgatggcggttgaggattttgttttttgttttttccattgttttgtctactagatcatgatgtatagtaggctTGGTTACGGGGTGTCATAGTTGTTTTTGTTTTGCTTGGtcatacatatatggggcatgtcctatatatgaactagtgtggaacacatcctcactacttgtacttatttgcgattgcattttaatagattcaccggggtaaccctttacccaaaaaaacttaattagttt
This genomic stretch from Helianthus annuus cultivar XRQ/B chromosome 8, HanXRQr2.0-SUNRISE, whole genome shotgun sequence harbors:
- the LOC110933692 gene encoding uncharacterized protein LOC110933692, giving the protein MDKLVEDGPWLIRNVPIILKEWSASVKLEKEDIKAIPVWVKMHEVPLAAYTEDGLSLLASKIGVPKMLDSYTATMCAESWGRSSYARALIEIQVGAELKRSVTIAIPTLQGNGHSMVEVKIEYDWEPLRCSSCCVFGHEDNSCPKRPQVVSSGESSKKIDDFQVVGAKKKKSTNQGLPMKNQKPKVVYRPVVNPKPISSLKKPVNNQVSTSNPFDALKDDDGGQGGSTVGRIEKKEKKSSDRQDSDEEEVEEVYNETSAFMTSGTRPFSSKAGASTSSTKFSNG